The genomic stretch GCTTGTGCGATCATGCCGCCGACCGAGAGGCCGCACAGCACCACCTTCTTCCACCCGAAATGATCGATGAGGCCCGAGAGATCGTCGACATGATCGTCGATCGACTTGATGTCGCCGATGTCGGACAGCCCGTGGCCGCGCTTGTCATAGACCAGCAAGGACATTTCGCCATCAAGTGCGGCGACAACATCGTCCCAGATCCGGAAATCGGTGCCCAGCGAATTGATGAATATGATCGCGCACGCATTGCCGGTCGCCTTGACGTGGCGATGATGCAGCGTGATGCCGCCGATGGTGACGAATGGCACGATTTCGATCCTCCTCCCCCACATTGCACAAGGCATTTGGTTCGGTAAAATGATATTTTTCGCCATTCCATTAACTCAGGGGTTATCAAATCCATGGCCGAAAGCCGCATCCGCTTCCGTCACCTGCAGGCATTCCTGGAAGTCGCGCGGCAAGGCAGCGTGGCCCGCGCCGCCGACTTCCTGCATGTCAGTGCGCCTGCGGTGACCAAGACGTTGCGTGAGTTGGAGGAGGCGCTCGGTGTCGCCGTCGTCGAACGTGACGGGCGCGGCATTCGCGTCACAAGGCTCGGCGAGATCTTCCTCGGCCATGCCGGCTCGGCGATTACGGCGTTCAAGCGCGGCGTCGATTCCGTTCGCCAGGACGGCGCCATCAATCGCCATCCGATCCGCATCGGTGCGCTGCCGACCGTGTCGGCCAAAGTCATGCCGCAGGCCATCAGCCTGTTCCTCGGGGAAAATACCGGGGCGGCTATCAAGATCGTCACCGGCGAGAACGCCGTGCTGCTCGAGCAATTGCGTACCGGCGCGCTCGATCTGGTCGTCGGGCGGCTGGCGGCGCCCGAAAACATGACCGGCTTCTTCTTCGAGCATCTCTATTCCGAACAGGTGCTGTTCGTTGTGCGCGCCGGACACCCCCTGCTCGAACCGGGAGCGGATATCTTCGCACGGCTCGACGAATTCCCGGTGCTGATGCCGACCCGGGAATCCGTCATACGCCCCTTCGTCGATCGCCTGTTCATCACCAATGGCATGACCGCGCCGGCGACCGAGATCGAAACCGTCTCGGACTCTTTCGGCCGCTCCTTCATGCGGCAGAGCAATGCGGTGTGGATCATCTCTGCAGGGGTCGTCGCCAACGAAATCGCCAGTGGCGCCTTCGTCGCCCTGCCGGTCGACACCGAGGAAACCAAGGGGCCGGTCGGCTTGACGATGCGGACGGATACGGCGCCCTCGCCCGCCTTCACAATCCTGCTGCAAACCATTCGCGAGGCGGCAAGGCCGGGCAAGTGAGGCGTCGGACCGTTCGGGCCGGGCTGCATCCTCTTCAGAAATTCGCTAACCCCAGGGTTAATGAAATACCGCAAAATATCATTTTACCGAACCAAAACGCTGGTGCACTGTGCCGATGGAGGACTACAGAGGGAGGAATGCATGACCTACGTTAGCGGTAGCAGATCCAGTATTCGTGGCGTGTCGCGGCGCCAGTTCATCGCCACCTCGATCGCCGGCGGCGCGGCACTCGCGCTCGGCGGCAGCAAGGCCTTCGCCCAGGCAGCCGGCACGCTCAAGGTCGGCTTCGTCAGCCCGCGCACCGGGCCGCTGGCCGGCTTCGGCCAGACCGACGGCTATGTGCTCGACCTTGCCCGCAAGGCACTCGCCGGCGGCCTCGAGATCGGCG from Mesorhizobium sp. 113-3-3 encodes the following:
- the pcaQ gene encoding pca operon transcription factor PcaQ, producing MAESRIRFRHLQAFLEVARQGSVARAADFLHVSAPAVTKTLRELEEALGVAVVERDGRGIRVTRLGEIFLGHAGSAITAFKRGVDSVRQDGAINRHPIRIGALPTVSAKVMPQAISLFLGENTGAAIKIVTGENAVLLEQLRTGALDLVVGRLAAPENMTGFFFEHLYSEQVLFVVRAGHPLLEPGADIFARLDEFPVLMPTRESVIRPFVDRLFITNGMTAPATEIETVSDSFGRSFMRQSNAVWIISAGVVANEIASGAFVALPVDTEETKGPVGLTMRTDTAPSPAFTILLQTIREAARPGK